One window of Candidatus Mycobacterium wuenschmannii genomic DNA carries:
- the scpB gene encoding SMC-Scp complex subunit ScpB, translating to MTANDDAERSDAEESGTDQPIDADLGNDEPDPDLETSETNLGIDVATAPELEDGELGAVLEALLLVVDTPVTVEALAAATEQPAYRVAAKLRLMADDLTEQDSGIDLREAGGGWRLYTRARFAPYVERLLLDGSRSKLTRAALETLAVVAYRQPVTRARVSAVRGVNVDAVMRTLLARGLITEAGADTDTGASTFATTELFLERLGLSSLTDLPDIAPLLPDVDMIDDLSETLDDEPRFAKLGGGPVSDDQPLSFDVDNE from the coding sequence ATGACCGCCAACGACGATGCCGAGCGCAGCGACGCGGAGGAGTCGGGCACCGATCAGCCCATCGACGCTGACCTGGGTAACGACGAGCCCGACCCAGACCTCGAAACGTCCGAGACGAACCTGGGCATCGACGTCGCTACCGCCCCAGAACTCGAAGACGGCGAGCTTGGCGCGGTGCTGGAGGCGCTGCTGCTGGTGGTCGACACCCCGGTGACCGTCGAGGCGTTGGCGGCGGCCACCGAGCAGCCCGCCTACCGCGTCGCCGCCAAGCTTCGGCTGATGGCTGACGACCTGACCGAACAGGACAGCGGCATAGACCTTCGCGAGGCCGGCGGGGGATGGCGGCTCTACACTCGGGCACGCTTCGCGCCCTACGTGGAACGACTCCTACTGGACGGGTCGCGCTCGAAACTCACCAGGGCCGCCCTGGAAACCCTGGCGGTGGTGGCCTACCGGCAGCCGGTGACGCGTGCGCGGGTGAGCGCGGTCCGCGGCGTCAACGTCGACGCCGTGATGCGAACGCTGCTGGCCCGCGGTCTGATCACGGAGGCCGGCGCCGACACCGACACCGGCGCATCGACCTTCGCCACGACGGAGTTGTTCCTCGAACGCCTCGGACTGTCGTCGCTGACCGACCTTCCCGACATCGCTCCGCTGCTTCCCGACGTCGACATGATCGACGATCTCAGCGAAACCCTGGACGATGAGCCACGTTTCGCAAAGCTTGGCGGCGGCCCGGTCTCCGACGACCAGCCGCTGTCGTTCGACGTGGACAACGAATGA
- the xerD gene encoding site-specific tyrosine recombinase XerD, whose product MTTLAPPLEGQLQGYLDHLTIERGVAANTLSSYRRDLRRYFEHLMSRSVDDLAKAREDDVSEFLMSLRRGDPDSGVVPLSAVSAARTLIAVRGFHRFAAAEGLAEVDVAQAVKPPTPGRRLPKSLSLDQVLALLAGAGGDSPSDGPLTLRNRALLELLYSTGARISEAVGLDVDDVDTHARSVLLRGKGGKQRLVPIGRPAVAALDAYMVRGRSELARRGRGTPAIFLNARGGRLSRQSAWQVLQDSAERAGITSGVSPHTLRHSFATHLLEGGADVRVVQELLGHASVTTTQIYTMVTVHALREVWAEAHPRAR is encoded by the coding sequence ATGACGACGTTGGCACCGCCGCTGGAGGGCCAGCTGCAGGGTTACCTCGATCACCTGACGATCGAGCGCGGTGTCGCGGCGAACACGTTGAGCTCCTACCGGCGCGATCTGCGACGGTATTTCGAGCATCTGATGTCGCGCAGCGTCGATGATCTGGCCAAGGCCCGCGAGGACGACGTCAGCGAATTCCTGATGTCGCTGCGGCGCGGCGACCCGGACTCCGGCGTCGTACCACTGTCCGCGGTATCGGCCGCGCGAACGCTGATCGCGGTGCGCGGATTTCACCGCTTCGCAGCGGCCGAAGGCCTCGCCGAGGTCGACGTCGCGCAAGCCGTCAAACCCCCGACGCCGGGCCGGCGACTGCCCAAGAGCCTCAGCCTGGATCAGGTGCTCGCGCTGCTGGCCGGTGCCGGCGGCGACAGCCCCTCCGACGGACCCCTGACGTTGCGCAACCGCGCGCTGCTCGAGCTGTTGTATTCCACCGGCGCGCGCATCTCCGAGGCGGTCGGACTCGACGTGGATGACGTTGACACGCACGCCCGTTCGGTGCTGCTCCGGGGTAAAGGCGGCAAGCAGCGGCTGGTGCCGATCGGTCGCCCGGCGGTGGCGGCGTTGGACGCCTACATGGTCCGCGGGCGTTCGGAGTTGGCGCGTCGCGGGCGCGGCACGCCGGCCATCTTCCTCAACGCCCGCGGCGGTCGGCTGTCCCGGCAGAGTGCGTGGCAGGTGCTGCAGGACTCCGCGGAGCGCGCAGGAATCACCTCGGGCGTCTCGCCGCACACGTTGCGGCACTCGTTCGCCACGCATCTGCTCGAAGGTGGCGCCGACGTCCGCGTCGTCCAGGAGTTGCTCGGGCACGCGTCGGTGACCACCACGCAGATCTACACCATGGTGACCGTGCACGCGTTGCGCGAAGTGTGGGCCGAAGCCCACCCGCGGGCCCGCTGA
- a CDS encoding segregation/condensation protein A has translation MTDGTTCEAPTQNGFQVRLTNFEGPFDLLLQLIFAHRLDVTEVALHQVTDDFIAYTKAIGADLELEETTAFLVVAATLLDLKAARLLPSGQVTDEEDLALLEVRDLLFARLLQYRAFKHVAMMFGELEAAALRSYPRAVALEDQFADLLPEVMLGVDAQTFADIAATAFTPRPVPTVGTEHLHQVYVSVPEQAKRLLWFLEQRGIGQWASFSDLVAECEPIEIVGRFLALLELYRSRAVAFDQSEPLGVLQVSWTGEQPTNAEFRDEYQ, from the coding sequence GTGACCGACGGAACGACCTGCGAGGCACCCACCCAGAACGGCTTCCAGGTCAGGCTGACCAATTTCGAGGGACCGTTCGACCTTCTGCTGCAGCTGATCTTCGCGCACCGCCTCGACGTCACCGAGGTCGCGCTGCATCAGGTCACCGACGACTTCATCGCCTACACCAAGGCCATCGGCGCCGACCTCGAACTCGAGGAGACCACCGCCTTCCTGGTGGTCGCCGCGACGCTGCTCGATCTCAAAGCCGCTCGGTTGCTGCCGTCTGGTCAGGTGACCGACGAGGAGGATCTCGCGCTGCTGGAGGTTCGCGACCTGCTGTTCGCCCGCCTCCTGCAATACCGGGCGTTCAAGCACGTCGCAATGATGTTCGGCGAGCTCGAGGCCGCCGCGCTGCGCAGCTACCCCCGCGCGGTCGCGTTGGAGGACCAGTTCGCCGACCTGCTGCCCGAAGTCATGCTCGGGGTGGACGCCCAGACCTTCGCCGATATCGCCGCGACCGCGTTCACTCCGCGGCCGGTGCCGACGGTGGGCACCGAGCACTTACACCAGGTGTACGTGTCCGTCCCCGAGCAGGCCAAGCGACTGCTGTGGTTTCTGGAGCAGCGCGGAATCGGACAGTGGGCGTCGTTCTCTGATCTCGTCGCCGAGTGCGAACCGATCGAGATCGTCGGTCGCTTCCTGGCGCTGCTCGAGCTGTATCGCTCCCGGGCGGTAGCATTCGACCAGTCAGAACCGCTTGGTGTGCTCCAGGTTTCGTGGACCGGAGAACAACCGACCAACGCAGAATTCCGGGACGAATACCAATGA
- the steA gene encoding putative cytokinetic ring protein SteA, with protein sequence MSVTTTLSSLLSRNTSRPGVYGTARVDRDIDRLLRRVCPGDIVVLDVLDLDRITADALVDAEIAAVVNASPSVSGRYPNLGPEVLLANGVTLIDETGTDVFKKVKDGSKVRLYNGGVYAGDRRLIRGTERTDEEIATLMQEAKSGLVSHLEAFAGNTIEFIRSESPLLIDGIGIPDVDIELRRRHVVVVADEDDAADDLKRLKPFIKEYQPVLIGVGTGADVLRKAGYRPQLIVGDPSNLSDEVLKSGAQVVLPADADGHAPGLERIQDLGVGAMTFPAAGSPADLALLLADHHGAALLVTAGHRANIETFFDRTRQHSNPSTFLTRLRVGEKVVDAKAVATLYHNRISGGAIALLILTMLLSVIAALWVSRTDTVVLHWVATYWNHFFLWLQHWIH encoded by the coding sequence ATGAGCGTGACCACCACCTTGTCCTCACTGTTGTCCCGCAACACGTCACGGCCGGGCGTCTACGGCACGGCACGCGTCGACCGCGATATCGACCGCCTGCTGCGCCGCGTGTGCCCCGGCGACATCGTGGTTCTCGACGTGCTGGACCTGGACCGGATCACCGCGGACGCCCTCGTCGACGCCGAGATCGCCGCCGTGGTCAACGCATCCCCGTCCGTGTCGGGCCGCTACCCGAACCTGGGGCCGGAGGTGCTGCTGGCCAACGGCGTCACGCTGATCGACGAGACCGGGACCGATGTCTTCAAAAAGGTGAAGGACGGCTCGAAGGTTCGCCTCTACAACGGCGGTGTCTACGCCGGTGACCGTCGACTGATCCGCGGTACCGAGCGCACCGACGAAGAAATCGCCACCCTGATGCAGGAAGCCAAGAGCGGGCTCGTATCGCATCTGGAAGCGTTCGCGGGCAACACGATTGAGTTCATCCGAAGCGAAAGCCCGCTGCTGATCGACGGCATTGGCATCCCCGACGTCGACATCGAACTGCGCCGTCGCCACGTCGTGGTCGTGGCCGATGAAGATGACGCCGCCGACGACCTCAAGCGGCTCAAGCCGTTCATCAAGGAATATCAACCGGTGCTGATCGGTGTCGGCACCGGGGCAGATGTGTTGCGCAAGGCCGGATATCGTCCGCAACTCATCGTCGGGGACCCCAGCAACCTCAGCGACGAAGTGCTCAAGAGCGGCGCTCAGGTGGTACTGCCGGCCGACGCCGACGGGCACGCGCCGGGACTGGAGCGGATACAAGACCTCGGAGTCGGCGCGATGACGTTCCCGGCGGCGGGATCGCCGGCCGACCTGGCGCTGTTGCTGGCCGACCACCATGGCGCCGCGCTGCTGGTGACGGCCGGGCACCGCGCCAACATCGAGACATTCTTCGACCGCACCCGCCAGCACAGCAACCCGTCGACCTTCCTCACCCGGCTCAGGGTGGGAGAGAAGGTCGTCGACGCGAAAGCCGTTGCGACGCTGTACCACAACCGGATCTCCGGCGGTGCGATCGCACTGCTGATCCTGACGATGCTGTTGTCGGTCATTGCCGCGCTGTGGGTGTCGCGGACCGACACGGTGGTGCTGCACTGGGTCGCGACGTACTGGAACCACTTCTTCTTGTGGCTGCAGCACTGGATCCACTAG
- a CDS encoding O-methyltransferase, whose translation MSLKQRIPLLRWSFWRLATSARNITTTGQIGDGREAAAVEYVLNHARAGDIDDVIATIDRFAYEKSMLINVGDEKGVLLDAAVRRAGPKLALELGTYCGYGALRIARAAPGAHVYSVELAEANAANARRIWAHAGVADRITCVVGTIGDGGRTLDALGFDSGTLDFVFLDHDKDAYLLDLQSILDRGWLHGGSIAVADNVRVPGAPKYREYMRQQQGKLWNTTEHKAHLEYQSLVSDLVLESEYLG comes from the coding sequence ATGAGTCTGAAGCAGCGCATCCCCCTGCTGCGATGGTCGTTCTGGCGGTTGGCGACCAGCGCGCGCAACATCACCACGACCGGCCAGATCGGCGACGGCCGCGAGGCCGCGGCGGTCGAGTACGTGCTCAATCACGCTCGGGCCGGCGATATCGACGACGTCATCGCGACCATCGACCGGTTCGCCTACGAGAAGTCGATGCTGATCAACGTCGGTGACGAGAAGGGCGTTCTGCTCGACGCGGCCGTTCGCCGTGCCGGCCCGAAGCTCGCGCTCGAGCTGGGCACCTACTGCGGCTACGGCGCGCTGCGCATTGCCCGTGCGGCACCGGGCGCGCACGTGTACTCCGTCGAGCTCGCCGAAGCCAACGCCGCGAATGCCCGCCGCATCTGGGCACACGCCGGCGTCGCTGACCGGATCACCTGCGTCGTCGGCACTATCGGGGACGGTGGCCGGACGCTCGACGCGCTCGGCTTCGATTCTGGCACATTGGATTTCGTCTTCCTCGACCACGACAAGGATGCGTATCTGCTCGACCTGCAGAGCATCCTCGATCGGGGCTGGCTGCACGGAGGGTCGATCGCGGTGGCCGATAACGTACGAGTCCCGGGTGCGCCCAAGTACCGCGAATACATGCGTCAGCAGCAGGGCAAGCTGTGGAACACCACCGAGCACAAAGCGCATCTGGAGTATCAGAGCCTGGTCTCGGACCTGGTGCTGGAGTCGGAATACCTCGGCTAG
- a CDS encoding CTP synthase, which produces MRKHPQTATKHLFVSGGVVSSLGKGLTASSLGQLLTARGLQVTMQKLDPYLNVDPGTMNPFQHGEVFVTEDGAETDLDVGHYERFLDRDLSGSANVTTGQVYSTVIAKERRGEYLGDTVQVIPHITDEIKSRILAMAEPDADGNRPDVVITEIGGTVGDIESQPFLEAARQVRHDIGRENAFFLHVSLIPYLAPSGELKTKPTQHSVNALRSIGITPDALILRCDRDVPEPLKNKIALMCDVDIDGIISTPDAPSIYDIPKVLHREELDAYVVRRLNLPFRDVDWTEWDDLLRRVHDPQETVRIALVGKYIDLSDAYLSVSEALRAAGFKHRAKVEIRWVGSDDCETAGGAAAVLDDVHGVLIPGGFGIRGIEGKIGAIRHARARGLPVLGLCLGMQCIVIEAARSVGLAGANSAEFDPDTTDPVISTMADQEEIVAGEADLGGTMRLGAYPAVLEPGSIVAQAYQATEVSERHRHRYEVNNAYRERIAESGLKFSGTSPDGHLVEFVEYPADMHSFVVGTQAHPELKSRPTRPHPLFTGFIGAAIEYKAAERLSLEIPERRANGNEHHEDAESSLSEPEPVTRG; this is translated from the coding sequence TTGCGAAAGCATCCGCAGACCGCCACCAAGCATCTCTTCGTCAGCGGCGGGGTCGTGTCGTCGCTCGGTAAGGGACTCACCGCGAGTAGCCTCGGCCAGCTGCTGACCGCCCGCGGATTGCAGGTGACGATGCAGAAGCTGGATCCCTACCTCAACGTCGATCCCGGAACAATGAACCCGTTCCAGCACGGCGAGGTGTTCGTCACCGAGGACGGGGCCGAGACCGACCTCGACGTCGGTCATTACGAGCGTTTTCTCGACCGTGACCTGTCCGGGTCGGCCAATGTCACTACCGGACAGGTGTATTCGACGGTCATCGCCAAGGAACGCCGCGGCGAGTACCTCGGCGACACCGTCCAAGTCATCCCGCACATCACCGACGAGATCAAGAGTCGGATCTTGGCGATGGCCGAACCGGACGCCGACGGCAATCGACCCGATGTCGTCATCACCGAGATCGGCGGCACCGTCGGTGACATCGAGTCTCAGCCGTTCCTGGAAGCGGCGCGCCAGGTGCGCCATGACATCGGCCGGGAGAACGCGTTCTTCCTGCACGTGTCGCTGATCCCCTACCTGGCGCCGTCGGGGGAGCTGAAGACCAAGCCCACCCAGCACTCGGTGAACGCGCTCCGCAGCATCGGTATCACTCCCGACGCGCTGATCCTGCGCTGCGATCGGGATGTGCCCGAACCCCTGAAGAACAAGATCGCGCTCATGTGCGACGTCGACATCGACGGGATCATCTCCACACCCGACGCGCCGTCGATCTACGACATCCCGAAGGTGCTGCACCGCGAAGAGCTGGATGCCTACGTCGTGCGCAGGCTCAACCTGCCGTTCCGTGACGTCGACTGGACGGAGTGGGACGACCTACTGCGTCGCGTGCACGACCCGCAGGAGACCGTCCGAATTGCGTTGGTGGGCAAATACATCGACCTCTCCGATGCATACCTGTCGGTCAGTGAGGCGTTGCGTGCGGCGGGTTTCAAGCACCGCGCGAAGGTCGAGATCCGCTGGGTGGGATCCGACGACTGCGAGACGGCCGGTGGCGCGGCGGCGGTCCTCGATGACGTCCACGGCGTACTGATTCCCGGCGGGTTCGGCATCCGCGGCATCGAGGGCAAGATCGGCGCGATCCGGCATGCCCGCGCGCGTGGGCTGCCGGTGCTCGGACTCTGCCTCGGGATGCAGTGCATCGTGATCGAGGCCGCCCGGTCGGTCGGACTGGCCGGAGCCAACTCCGCGGAGTTCGATCCAGACACCACCGACCCGGTGATCTCGACGATGGCCGACCAGGAAGAGATCGTCGCCGGCGAAGCCGACCTCGGCGGCACCATGCGACTGGGCGCCTACCCGGCGGTCCTCGAGCCGGGTTCGATTGTGGCGCAGGCATATCAGGCAACCGAGGTGTCCGAGCGGCATCGGCACCGTTACGAGGTCAACAACGCCTACCGGGAGCGCATCGCCGAGAGCGGGCTGAAATTCTCCGGCACCTCTCCGGACGGGCATCTGGTCGAGTTCGTCGAATACCCGGCGGACATGCACTCGTTCGTCGTCGGCACCCAGGCGCACCCCGAACTCAAGAGCCGACCGACCAGACCCCATCCGCTGTTCACCGGTTTCATCGGTGCGGCAATCGAATACAAGGCGGCCGAGCGGCTGTCGCTGGAGATTCCGGAGCGACGGGCCAACGGCAACGAGCACCACGAGGACGCGGAGTCGTCGCTGTCCGAGCCCGAGCCCGTTACCCGTGGGTGA
- a CDS encoding ParA family protein — protein sequence MAPRVTDEADSGTQIGLTGRPPRAVPEPKPRTSHGPAKVIAMCNQKGGVGKTTSTINLGAALAEYGRRVLLVDLDPQGALSAGLGVPHYELEHTIHNLLVEPRVSLDHVLMHTRVKNLDLVPSNIDLSAAEIQLVNEVGREQTLSRALHPVLDRYDYVLIDCQPSLGLLTVNGLACSDGVVIPTECEFFSLRGLALLTDTVEKVRDRLNPKLDISGILITRYDPRTVNSREVMSRVVERFGDLVFDTVITRTVRFPETSVAGEPITSWAPRSGGAAAYRSLAREVIDRFGA from the coding sequence ATGGCGCCGCGCGTGACTGACGAGGCCGACAGCGGCACTCAAATCGGCCTGACCGGGCGTCCGCCGCGGGCGGTTCCGGAACCGAAGCCGCGCACGTCGCACGGACCGGCCAAGGTCATCGCGATGTGCAACCAGAAGGGCGGCGTCGGCAAGACCACGTCGACAATCAATCTGGGTGCCGCGCTGGCCGAGTACGGCCGCCGGGTGCTGCTCGTCGACCTCGACCCGCAGGGTGCGCTGTCCGCGGGGCTGGGCGTGCCGCACTACGAGCTGGAACACACGATTCACAACCTGTTGGTCGAGCCGCGGGTGTCGCTGGACCACGTCCTGATGCACACTCGGGTCAAGAACCTGGATCTGGTGCCCAGCAACATCGACCTGTCCGCTGCGGAGATCCAACTCGTCAACGAGGTCGGTCGCGAGCAGACGCTGTCACGTGCGCTGCATCCGGTGCTGGACCGCTACGACTACGTCTTGATCGACTGCCAGCCCTCACTGGGCCTGCTCACGGTCAACGGCCTGGCCTGTTCCGACGGCGTCGTCATCCCGACCGAGTGTGAGTTCTTCTCGCTGCGTGGCCTGGCCCTGCTGACCGACACCGTCGAGAAGGTCCGCGACCGGCTGAACCCGAAACTAGACATCAGCGGCATCCTGATCACCCGCTACGACCCGCGGACCGTCAACTCCCGCGAGGTGATGTCCCGCGTCGTCGAGCGATTCGGCGATCTGGTGTTCGACACGGTCATCACCCGCACTGTCCGATTCCCGGAGACCAGCGTCGCCGGCGAACCGATCACCTCCTGGGCACCGAGATCCGGCGGCGCGGCCGCCTACCGCTCGTTGGCCCGCGAAGTGATCGACCGGTTCGGCGCGTGA
- a CDS encoding NUDIX domain-containing protein, which translates to MGEHDFETTSSELLHSGKIFALRIDQVRMPDGTVKAREVVEHFGAVAIVAMDKHGRIPLVYQYRHPFGRRLRELPAGLLDVGDETPQLAAARELREEAGLTAETWQVLVDLDSEPGFSDESVRIYLATELTEVDKPEAHDEEADMTMDWYSIPEAVRRIFSGDIVNSLAVSGILAAYAVTEGLAEPRPVDAPWTDRPTAFAARKASG; encoded by the coding sequence GTGGGTGAGCACGACTTCGAGACGACCTCGTCCGAATTGCTGCACAGCGGAAAGATATTCGCGCTGCGAATCGATCAGGTTCGGATGCCCGACGGTACGGTCAAGGCCCGCGAAGTCGTCGAACATTTTGGTGCGGTGGCGATCGTGGCCATGGATAAACACGGCCGAATTCCGCTGGTGTATCAGTACCGTCACCCGTTCGGCCGCCGGCTGCGCGAGCTACCCGCCGGACTGCTCGACGTCGGCGACGAGACCCCGCAGCTCGCCGCCGCCCGTGAGTTGCGGGAGGAGGCCGGGCTGACGGCCGAAACGTGGCAGGTACTGGTCGATCTTGATTCCGAGCCCGGCTTCAGCGACGAGTCGGTGCGGATCTATCTGGCCACCGAGCTGACCGAGGTCGACAAGCCCGAAGCTCACGACGAAGAAGCCGACATGACGATGGACTGGTACTCCATCCCCGAGGCGGTGCGGCGCATCTTCAGCGGAGACATCGTCAATTCTCTTGCCGTAAGCGGCATTCTGGCCGCCTATGCAGTCACCGAGGGACTCGCGGAGCCGCGGCCGGTGGATGCACCGTGGACCGATCGCCCGACGGCGTTCGCCGCGCGAAAGGCGTCCGGATGA
- a CDS encoding copper transporter, with translation MISLRQHAISLAAVFLALAVGVVLGSGFLSNTLVSGLRDETKTLHKQIDGLNGDKSVLNAKINSANAFDAQMAGRMVHDTLNGKSLVIFRAPDAKDEDVDAVSKIVGQAGGAVTGTVTLTQEFVDANSAEKLHSVVNSSVLPAGAQLSTKLVDQGSQAGDLLGIALLINRDPAVPPVDDPQRDTVLAALRDTGFIAFGSQHIGAANGALVVTGGSLNNDAGNQGVSVARFAAALAPHGSGVVLAGRDGSSDGPAAVGVARADAAVTPVISTVDDVDASSGRVTAILGVADLINGGHTGQYGTGHRSTSLTVAS, from the coding sequence GTGATATCTCTTCGCCAGCATGCGATTTCGTTGGCCGCGGTGTTCCTGGCCCTGGCGGTGGGAGTCGTACTCGGGTCGGGCTTTCTGTCCAACACGCTGGTCTCCGGGCTGCGCGACGAGACCAAGACGCTGCACAAGCAGATCGACGGGCTCAACGGCGACAAGAGCGTTCTGAACGCAAAGATCAACTCCGCCAACGCCTTCGACGCGCAGATGGCCGGCCGGATGGTGCACGACACGCTGAACGGCAAGTCGCTGGTCATCTTCCGCGCGCCCGACGCCAAAGACGAAGACGTGGACGCGGTGTCGAAGATCGTCGGCCAGGCCGGGGGAGCGGTCACCGGGACGGTGACCCTGACGCAGGAGTTCGTCGACGCCAACTCCGCGGAAAAGCTGCACTCGGTGGTCAACTCGTCGGTGCTACCCGCGGGCGCCCAGCTCAGCACCAAATTGGTCGACCAAGGCTCACAGGCCGGCGACCTGTTGGGCATCGCTCTGCTGATCAACCGTGATCCGGCCGTCCCTCCGGTCGACGACCCGCAGCGCGACACCGTGCTCGCCGCGCTGCGCGACACCGGCTTCATCGCATTCGGCAGCCAGCACATCGGTGCGGCCAACGGCGCCCTCGTCGTCACTGGCGGCTCGCTGAACAACGACGCCGGAAATCAGGGCGTCAGCGTCGCCCGGTTCGCGGCCGCGCTCGCACCGCACGGTTCGGGCGTCGTCCTGGCCGGCCGCGACGGCTCGTCGGACGGGCCCGCGGCCGTCGGTGTCGCCCGCGCGGACGCCGCCGTGACCCCGGTGATCAGCACCGTCGACGACGTGGACGCGTCGTCTGGCCGGGTCACCGCGATCCTGGGTGTGGCCGACCTGATCAATGGCGGCCACACCGGTCAGTACGGCACCGGCCACCGCAGCACCAGCCTCACGGTCGCCTCGTAA
- the recN gene encoding DNA repair protein RecN: protein MLSEIRIESLGAISVATAEFDSGLTVLTGETGTGKTMVVTSLHLLGGARADANRVRSGAERAVVEGRFTTADLDDSATALLDELLDGSGAERDEDGSIIALRSVSRDGPSRAYLGGRSVPAKSLSGFTAELLTLHGQNDQLRLMRPDEQRGALDRFAGVDARLEKYRKIRDAWQSARRDYIDRSNRARELAQEADRLKFALNEIDTVDPAAGEDDTLVGDIRRLSELDALREAASGARVALAGAGDEAGADPTAQIASAADCLARAKTSLESTDDTTLRALATQLEEALTVVGDASRELGGYLSELPSDASTLDGKLARQAELRTLTRKYAADIDGVLAWAREARDRLAQLDVSEEALAGLQRRVDELAVELAGAAGELSKARTGAAKKLAKEVTAELSGLAMADAEFTITVSTMPATADDPAALPLASGEQAHAGGDGVDLVEFGFAAHRGMTVLPLAKSASGGELSRVMLALEVVLAASTTGTTMVFDEVDAGVGGRAAVQIGKRLARLAHNRQVIVVTHLPQVAAYADTHLMVDTNGKNGASGVRRLEGDDRVAELARMLAGLGDSDTARAHARELLDAADCDRIAT, encoded by the coding sequence GTGCTCTCCGAAATTCGGATCGAGTCGCTAGGCGCGATCAGCGTTGCGACCGCCGAATTCGACAGCGGCTTAACGGTTTTGACCGGCGAAACTGGCACCGGAAAGACGATGGTGGTGACCAGCCTGCACCTGCTCGGCGGAGCGCGTGCCGACGCCAACCGAGTACGCTCCGGCGCCGAGCGGGCGGTCGTCGAAGGGCGTTTCACCACCGCCGATCTCGACGACAGTGCGACGGCGTTGCTCGACGAGTTGCTCGATGGCTCCGGGGCCGAACGCGACGAGGACGGCAGCATCATCGCGCTGCGCTCAGTCAGCCGCGACGGTCCGTCGCGCGCCTATCTCGGAGGGCGCAGCGTGCCGGCGAAGTCGCTGAGCGGGTTCACCGCCGAATTGCTGACGCTGCACGGCCAGAACGACCAGCTACGGCTGATGCGCCCCGACGAGCAGCGCGGCGCGCTGGACCGGTTCGCCGGCGTCGACGCCCGGCTGGAGAAGTACCGCAAGATCCGCGACGCTTGGCAGAGCGCGCGGCGCGACTACATCGACCGCAGCAACCGGGCTCGCGAGCTGGCGCAGGAAGCCGACCGACTCAAGTTCGCTCTCAACGAGATCGACACCGTCGACCCCGCCGCGGGTGAAGACGACACACTGGTCGGCGACATTCGCCGGCTCTCCGAGCTGGATGCGCTGCGCGAGGCCGCATCCGGCGCGCGCGTCGCGCTGGCCGGCGCGGGCGATGAGGCCGGCGCGGACCCCACGGCTCAGATCGCCTCCGCGGCGGACTGCCTCGCGCGCGCAAAGACGTCCCTGGAGTCCACCGACGACACGACGTTGCGGGCGCTGGCCACCCAGCTCGAGGAAGCCCTCACCGTGGTCGGCGACGCCTCGCGCGAACTCGGTGGATATCTGAGCGAATTACCCTCGGACGCCAGCACTTTGGATGGCAAGCTGGCCAGGCAGGCGGAGTTACGCACCCTCACCCGCAAGTACGCCGCCGATATCGACGGCGTCTTGGCGTGGGCCCGTGAGGCCCGCGACCGGCTCGCCCAGCTGGACGTCTCAGAGGAGGCGCTGGCCGGCCTCCAACGACGAGTCGACGAATTGGCTGTCGAATTGGCCGGTGCGGCAGGGGAACTCAGCAAAGCGCGAACCGGCGCCGCCAAGAAGCTCGCCAAGGAAGTCACCGCGGAGCTATCCGGCCTCGCGATGGCCGACGCCGAGTTCACCATCACCGTGTCGACAATGCCGGCCACCGCCGACGATCCCGCGGCGCTGCCGCTGGCCTCCGGGGAGCAGGCGCACGCCGGCGGCGACGGCGTCGACCTGGTCGAGTTCGGCTTCGCCGCGCACCGGGGGATGACGGTGTTACCCCTGGCCAAGAGTGCCTCCGGCGGTGAGCTGTCGCGCGTGATGCTGGCCCTGGAAGTCGTCCTGGCCGCCTCGACCACCGGCACCACAATGGTGTTCGACGAGGTGGACGCCGGCGTCGGCGGCCGGGCCGCGGTGCAGATCGGCAAACGGCTGGCGCGGCTGGCCCACAACCGACAGGTCATTGTCGTGACGCACCTGCCCCAGGTTGCGGCTTACGCCGACACCCATCTCATGGTCGACACCAACGGCAAGAACGGGGCCAGCGGTGTCCGGCGGCTCGAGGGCGACGACCGCGTCGCCGAACTCGCCAGAATGCTGGCCGGACTGGGCGATTCGGACACCGCCCGCGCCCACGCCCGCGAGCTGCTCGACGCCGCAGACTGTGACCGTATTGCGACCTAA